Proteins found in one Litorihabitans aurantiacus genomic segment:
- a CDS encoding MFS transporter produces the protein MAWSRPRQRTGRHRLFLARSAGGPRWSGDLPAPDAWSLRRLWPGVYLPAIVVEAGIGAIIPFVPAVVTAQGGSLAVAGVLAAMLPIGHIVADIPAGALAGRIGDRRAMQLACLLVAVATAGAALAPSIAVLAVCLFLVGCADAVFGLARHSYLTAVVPPLRRARALSTLGGVHRIGLFIGPFAGALVVAGGSPARAFALAVGTSLLAWLIVTLSRELPGADDVRATEGHGGVVAVLREHRAVLARLGIATGAIGLIRGARQVVLPLWGAHLGLDPTTTALVFGVSGAVDMLLFYPAGKVMDARGRLWIAIPSMLTMGLALALVPFTTTATTLGLVALLLGLGNGMGSGVVMTLGADVAPPASRAPFLGAWRLLQDLGSAGGPLVLSAGAALGSLAGGVGAVAVLSLGAAGALWRFVPRYSVHANRTTRARAGIGVRPDGDR, from the coding sequence ATGGCGTGGTCACGTCCTCGTCAACGGACGGGACGACACCGACTATTCCTCGCCCGGTCGGCCGGTGGTCCACGATGGAGCGGTGACCTCCCCGCCCCCGACGCCTGGAGCCTGCGCCGCCTGTGGCCCGGCGTCTACCTCCCCGCCATCGTGGTCGAGGCGGGGATCGGCGCGATCATCCCGTTCGTGCCCGCGGTGGTGACGGCGCAGGGCGGCAGCCTCGCCGTCGCCGGCGTCCTGGCCGCCATGCTGCCGATCGGGCACATCGTCGCCGACATCCCCGCCGGTGCGCTCGCCGGTCGCATCGGCGACCGCCGCGCGATGCAGCTCGCGTGCCTGCTCGTGGCCGTCGCGACGGCGGGGGCCGCCCTGGCGCCGTCGATCGCCGTGCTCGCCGTGTGCCTGTTCCTCGTGGGGTGCGCCGACGCCGTCTTCGGTCTCGCGCGCCACTCCTACCTCACCGCGGTGGTGCCGCCGCTGCGGCGGGCCCGCGCCCTGTCCACGCTCGGCGGTGTCCATCGGATCGGCCTGTTCATCGGGCCGTTCGCCGGCGCACTCGTGGTGGCGGGCGGGTCACCGGCGCGGGCGTTCGCGCTCGCCGTCGGGACCTCGCTGCTGGCGTGGCTGATCGTGACGCTCTCGCGCGAGCTGCCCGGGGCCGACGACGTGCGCGCCACCGAGGGACACGGCGGCGTCGTCGCGGTGCTGCGCGAGCACCGCGCCGTCCTCGCACGCCTCGGCATCGCGACCGGCGCCATCGGCCTCATCCGCGGCGCGCGTCAGGTGGTCCTGCCGCTGTGGGGCGCGCACCTCGGCCTCGACCCGACGACGACCGCGCTCGTCTTCGGTGTCTCCGGCGCCGTCGACATGCTGCTCTTCTACCCCGCCGGGAAGGTGATGGACGCGCGCGGGCGGTTGTGGATCGCGATCCCGTCGATGCTCACGATGGGTCTCGCGCTTGCGCTCGTCCCGTTCACGACGACGGCGACCACCCTCGGGCTGGTCGCCCTCCTGCTGGGGCTGGGCAACGGGATGGGATCGGGCGTCGTGATGACGCTGGGCGCCGACGTCGCCCCGCCCGCCTCCCGCGCCCCGTTCCTCGGCGCGTGGCGACTGCTGCAGGACCTCGGCAGCGCCGGCGGCCCGCTCGTGCTCTCGGCCGGTGCGGCGCTCGGGTCCCTGGCGGGCGGCGTCGGCGCGGTCGCCGTGCTGTCGCTCGGCGCGGCCGGCGCGCTGTGGCGCTTCGTGCCGCGCTACTCGGTGCACGCGAACCGGACCACCCGGGCCCGGGCCGGGATCGGGGTGAGGCCCGACGGCGATCGGTGA
- a CDS encoding GNAT family N-acetyltransferase yields MIAWHAVRETDLSTEEHTGLAALLARAFPDTDMCGRSWCSERPELRLIGTDAGSDEPDDTATPVAHLAVLRRFVRVGETDVLVADTGLVAVDPDRQGRGIGAQLLAEAAQVLGGLGVPHGFLTTGPDREAFYARGGWLRTPTQLTRTIERDESLQVWTGPSLHLPLGHAPFPAGEITRDGYEV; encoded by the coding sequence ATGATCGCCTGGCACGCCGTCCGCGAGACCGACCTCAGCACTGAGGAGCACACCGGCCTCGCGGCCCTCCTCGCCCGCGCGTTCCCCGACACCGACATGTGCGGCCGCAGCTGGTGCTCCGAGCGCCCCGAGCTCCGGCTGATCGGTACCGACGCCGGCTCCGACGAGCCCGACGACACCGCCACCCCCGTCGCCCACCTCGCCGTCCTGCGCCGCTTCGTGCGCGTGGGCGAGACTGACGTGCTGGTGGCCGACACGGGGCTGGTCGCCGTCGACCCCGACCGCCAGGGCCGGGGGATCGGGGCGCAGCTCCTGGCCGAGGCCGCGCAGGTCCTGGGCGGTCTCGGCGTCCCGCACGGCTTCCTCACGACGGGCCCGGACCGCGAGGCGTTCTACGCGCGCGGCGGCTGGCTCCGGACCCCGACCCAGCTCACGCGCACCATCGAGCGCGACGAGAGCCTCCAGGTCTGGACGGGGCCGTCGCTCCACCTGCCGCTGGGCCACGCACCCTTCCCGGCCGGCGAGATCACCCGCGACGGCTACGAGGTGTGA
- a CDS encoding acyl-CoA thioesterase, giving the protein MARQLHLLLASTRPRAAVPDADPLAVSVTRMRVRPGDLDFYMHVNNGTYLQMMDVARSNYIADIDGVAKLARRRWYPVVSASTMRYRRSLTLGQRFEIHTRMVGWDERITYLTQEFVRGGQVVARGLVAGRFLTRGSGERVPAPDVVELLAPGLAQPTLPEDVAEWAHAVGVAYRGD; this is encoded by the coding sequence GTGGCACGCCAGCTCCACCTCCTGCTCGCCTCCACCCGCCCGCGCGCGGCGGTCCCGGACGCTGATCCGCTCGCCGTCTCGGTCACGCGCATGCGGGTGCGCCCGGGCGACCTCGACTTCTACATGCACGTCAACAACGGCACGTACCTGCAGATGATGGACGTCGCGCGCAGCAACTACATCGCCGACATCGACGGCGTCGCCAAGCTCGCCCGCCGGCGCTGGTACCCGGTCGTCTCGGCCTCCACCATGCGCTACCGCCGTTCGCTCACGCTCGGCCAGCGGTTCGAGATCCACACCCGGATGGTCGGGTGGGACGAGCGCATCACGTACCTCACCCAGGAGTTCGTCCGGGGCGGCCAGGTCGTCGCGCGCGGCCTGGTGGCCGGTCGGTTCCTCACGCGCGGCAGCGGGGAGCGGGTCCCGGCGCCCGACGTCGTCGAGCTGCTGGCCCCGGGACTCGCCCAGCCGACCCTCCCGGAGGACGTCGCGGAGTGGGCCCACGCCGTCGGCGTCGCCTACCGCGGGGACTGA
- a CDS encoding DsbA family oxidoreductase codes for MTTPSTPPRESREPHDPLTVEIWSDVQCPWCYIGKRRFERALATSGEDVTITYRSFELAPDTPVDYEGTPADYLSERRGVSPAQAAEMMAHVTGLAADEGLAFDYDHVHQTNTVLAHELLHLAREHGLQLELKERLLAAYFEQGRHVGRVEELIELGADVGLDPDEIRAALTDHRHLPAVKADVAQAAAYGIRGVPFFVIDGALGVSGAQSPETFVAALAQARAMREQPAAVPGATA; via the coding sequence GTGACCACGCCATCCACGCCCCCGCGCGAGTCCCGCGAGCCGCACGATCCTCTGACCGTCGAGATCTGGTCCGACGTGCAGTGCCCGTGGTGCTACATCGGCAAGCGCCGGTTCGAGCGTGCGCTCGCCACCTCCGGCGAGGACGTGACGATCACCTACCGCTCGTTCGAGCTGGCCCCCGACACCCCGGTCGACTACGAGGGCACCCCGGCGGACTACCTGAGTGAGCGCCGTGGCGTCTCACCGGCGCAGGCGGCCGAGATGATGGCTCACGTGACCGGCCTCGCGGCCGACGAGGGGCTCGCGTTCGACTACGACCACGTGCACCAGACCAACACGGTGCTGGCGCACGAGCTGCTGCACCTCGCGCGCGAGCACGGCCTCCAGCTCGAGCTGAAGGAGCGGCTTCTGGCCGCCTACTTCGAGCAGGGGAGGCACGTCGGCCGCGTGGAGGAGCTGATCGAGCTGGGCGCCGACGTCGGTCTCGATCCAGACGAGATCCGCGCAGCCCTCACCGACCACCGCCACCTCCCCGCCGTGAAGGCCGACGTCGCCCAGGCCGCCGCCTACGGCATCCGCGGGGTGCCGTTCTTCGTGATCGACGGCGCGCTCGGGGTCTCCGGAGCGCAGAGCCCCGAGACGTTCGTCGCTGCGCTCGCCCAGGCCCGAGCGATGCGCGAGCAGCCCGCCGCGGTTCCCGGGGCGACGGCGTGA